One window of the Dehalococcoidia bacterium genome contains the following:
- a CDS encoding FAD-dependent oxidoreductase produces MRAVVVGAGIAGLLAGHTLRDAGISVLLFEAGPVPGGRLATRQTAAGAADIGAQFFTVRDQRFQQLVEAWERAGLVRQWSSGFSDGARPPEDGFPRYVVRGGMRALAAYLAQSLEVRLGQRVRAIAAEGGRWRVQSDSGETVVTDGVVLTPPLPAALPLVAGALPAGTYRQLAAVRYRRTLSAVVTVEESVLPPPGAVQRPNDRLAFVADNQRKGLASAPVLTIHASPEWSDALWPLDDEAVLARLIAAAQPYFRGTPRDAILDRWPFALPEPVLPERAVAVGTLLFAGDAFAGPRVEGAALSGLAAGDHLSALLAASGA; encoded by the coding sequence ATGCGCGCCGTCGTCGTCGGGGCGGGCATTGCCGGGCTCCTTGCCGGGCACACGCTGCGCGATGCCGGCATCTCGGTCCTCCTCTTCGAGGCCGGGCCCGTCCCCGGCGGGCGGCTGGCAACCCGCCAGACAGCGGCTGGCGCGGCCGATATCGGCGCTCAGTTCTTCACCGTCCGCGACCAGCGCTTTCAGCAGCTCGTTGAGGCGTGGGAGCGCGCCGGGCTTGTCCGCCAATGGTCGAGCGGCTTTTCCGACGGCGCGCGTCCTCCTGAAGACGGCTTTCCCCGCTACGTCGTGCGAGGCGGCATGCGCGCCCTTGCCGCTTACCTCGCGCAGTCGCTTGAGGTGCGCCTCGGGCAGCGCGTGCGCGCGATCGCGGCTGAGGGCGGGCGGTGGCGCGTTCAGAGCGACAGCGGCGAGACAGTCGTCACAGACGGGGTCGTCCTCACCCCTCCCCTGCCGGCAGCGCTGCCGCTCGTCGCGGGCGCACTCCCCGCGGGAACGTACCGCCAGCTCGCCGCCGTGCGCTACCGCCGCACGCTCTCAGCCGTCGTCACCGTTGAGGAGAGTGTTCTCCCTCCTCCGGGGGCCGTGCAGCGGCCCAACGATCGGCTCGCCTTTGTCGCCGACAACCAGCGGAAAGGGCTCGCGTCGGCGCCGGTGCTGACAATCCACGCCTCTCCTGAGTGGAGCGACGCGCTTTGGCCGCTCGACGACGAGGCAGTGCTGGCCCGCCTGATCGCGGCGGCGCAGCCCTACTTCCGCGGCACACCGCGCGACGCCATTCTCGACCGCTGGCCCTTCGCCCTGCCCGAGCCCGTCCTCCCCGAGCGCGCTGTCGCCGTCGGCACGCTCCTCTTCGCGGGCGACGCCTTCGCCGGGCCCCGCGTGGAGGGCGCCGCTCTCTCTGGACTTGCCGCCGGCGACCACCTCAGCGCGCTCCTCGCGGCATCGGGCGCCTGA
- a CDS encoding acetyl-CoA acetyltransferase, protein MPIADTVAIIGVGVTKFGELFDQSYTDLLIDAAYAAYADAGIDPGEIEAAWLGTAFPQLNALLGDDGSSLTDPLNLPNIPVTRVANLCATGMEAVRAAALAVAAGEYNMVLALGVEKMREVSPRGSLVARHITETHPMLTKGRTAPGMFAVLANRYFEEYGYDRTTLAKVAVKNHYNGSLNEGAHFRKPITEDQVLKAPLVADPLGLFDCCPTTDGAAAVILTRKEIAQRLKKDYVLIKGVGVASWGGYFSVQFRPDFDFLGFPATRAAAAQAYRQAGITNPREQIDVAECHDCFTITELINYEDLGFCGRGEGGRLIIEGVTTLEGGLPVNVSGGLKATGHPVGATGVRMIAEITNQIRGRQGKRQVKNARTGLAHTLGGPGVISCVMVLGR, encoded by the coding sequence GTGCCGATTGCAGACACTGTGGCGATCATTGGCGTTGGGGTGACCAAGTTCGGCGAGCTGTTCGATCAGAGCTATACCGACTTGCTCATCGACGCCGCGTACGCGGCGTACGCGGATGCAGGGATCGACCCGGGCGAGATCGAAGCGGCTTGGCTGGGAACGGCGTTCCCGCAGCTGAACGCTCTTCTCGGCGACGACGGCAGTTCGCTCACCGACCCCCTCAACCTGCCGAATATCCCCGTCACCCGCGTCGCCAATCTCTGCGCCACCGGGATGGAGGCCGTTCGCGCTGCCGCGCTCGCAGTCGCCGCCGGCGAGTACAACATGGTGCTGGCGCTCGGCGTCGAGAAGATGCGCGAGGTCAGCCCGCGCGGCTCCCTTGTCGCCCGCCATATCACGGAAACCCACCCCATGCTGACCAAAGGACGAACAGCGCCGGGGATGTTCGCCGTTCTCGCCAACCGCTACTTCGAGGAGTACGGCTACGACCGCACGACGCTCGCCAAAGTTGCTGTCAAGAACCATTACAACGGCTCCCTCAATGAGGGGGCGCACTTCCGCAAGCCGATCACCGAAGATCAGGTGCTGAAAGCGCCGCTCGTCGCCGATCCTCTCGGCTTGTTCGACTGCTGTCCAACGACCGACGGCGCCGCGGCGGTGATCCTCACGCGGAAAGAGATTGCCCAGCGGCTGAAAAAAGACTATGTCCTGATCAAGGGAGTGGGGGTCGCGTCGTGGGGAGGCTATTTTTCTGTCCAGTTTCGCCCTGACTTCGATTTTCTCGGCTTCCCTGCCACCCGCGCTGCCGCCGCTCAGGCCTACCGCCAAGCGGGGATCACCAACCCGCGCGAGCAAATCGACGTCGCCGAATGCCACGACTGTTTCACCATCACCGAGCTGATCAACTACGAAGACCTCGGCTTCTGCGGGCGTGGCGAGGGCGGACGCCTGATCATCGAGGGGGTGACGACGCTCGAGGGGGGCCTCCCGGTCAATGTCTCCGGCGGGCTGAAAGCGACCGGGCATCCTGTCGGCGCGACCGGCGTGCGCATGATCGCCGAGATCACCAACCAGATCCGCGGCCGCCAAGGGAAGCGCCAAGTGAAAAATGCGCGGACGGGACTTGCCCACACCCTCGGCGGTCCCGGCGTCATCTCCTGCGTCATGGTGCTCGGCCGCTAG
- the miaB gene encoding tRNA (N6-isopentenyl adenosine(37)-C2)-methylthiotransferase MiaB codes for MPRYYIWTVGCQMNVADSERLGAALEQLGYVPSARPDESDVVVLNTCSVRRAAEEKAINQLHLLKRLKQRRPELTLALVGCMVPKDSSALAKEFPFVDVFCRPQQFAPLLKIAADKIGSGDGCLDPGRLPLPTPKGPTAFVPISHGCNKVCSFCVIPYRRGTEVSRPLAELVDEVRALVRRGVVEVTLLGQNVDSYGGDLPDRPDLADLLTALNEIDGLERIRFLTSHPRDMSEKLIRAVAELPKVCEHINLPVQSGDDEILRSMRRGYTAAEYRELVAKIRELVPGVSMATDVIVGYPGESERAFQNTYDLLAELQIDVVHVAAYSPRPGTLAAKLPDDVPPAEKKARLHAIERLQERISAQFNARYLGQTVEVLVEGKKNGRWFGRTRTNKLVFWEQEGDLTGTIVPVTIERTGAWSLQGPQTLRLAVLA; via the coding sequence ATGCCTCGCTACTACATCTGGACCGTCGGCTGCCAAATGAACGTCGCCGACTCCGAGCGGCTGGGCGCCGCCCTTGAGCAGCTCGGCTACGTTCCGTCAGCTCGTCCTGACGAGTCGGATGTCGTAGTGCTGAACACCTGCAGCGTTCGCCGCGCCGCTGAAGAGAAAGCGATTAATCAGCTGCATCTCCTCAAGCGCCTCAAGCAGCGTCGCCCTGAGCTGACGCTTGCGCTGGTCGGCTGCATGGTACCGAAAGACTCTTCGGCGCTGGCGAAGGAGTTCCCGTTCGTCGATGTCTTCTGTCGGCCGCAGCAGTTTGCTCCTCTCCTGAAGATCGCCGCCGACAAGATCGGCAGCGGCGACGGCTGCCTCGATCCGGGCCGCCTCCCTCTCCCCACGCCGAAGGGGCCGACCGCTTTTGTCCCGATCAGCCACGGCTGCAATAAGGTCTGTTCGTTCTGTGTCATCCCGTACCGCCGGGGGACCGAGGTGAGCCGCCCGCTCGCGGAGCTAGTGGATGAGGTGCGCGCTCTCGTTCGTCGCGGCGTCGTCGAAGTGACGCTGCTCGGCCAGAATGTCGACTCCTACGGCGGCGACCTGCCGGACCGTCCTGACCTCGCCGATCTCCTGACCGCCCTCAACGAGATCGACGGATTGGAGCGCATTCGCTTCCTCACCTCGCACCCGCGCGACATGAGCGAGAAGCTGATCCGGGCGGTCGCTGAGCTGCCGAAGGTGTGCGAGCATATCAATCTGCCGGTGCAATCGGGGGACGACGAGATCCTGCGGTCGATGCGGCGGGGCTATACCGCAGCGGAATACCGCGAGCTTGTCGCGAAGATCCGCGAGCTTGTGCCCGGCGTCTCGATGGCGACCGACGTCATCGTCGGCTACCCCGGCGAGAGCGAGCGCGCCTTCCAGAATACCTACGATCTGCTCGCCGAACTGCAGATCGACGTCGTGCACGTTGCGGCGTATTCGCCGCGTCCTGGCACTCTCGCCGCGAAGCTGCCGGATGATGTGCCGCCCGCCGAGAAGAAAGCGCGTCTCCACGCCATCGAGCGGCTGCAGGAGCGCATCAGCGCGCAGTTCAACGCGCGCTATCTCGGTCAGACGGTTGAGGTGCTTGTCGAAGGGAAGAAAAACGGGCGCTGGTTCGGGCGGACGCGGACGAATAAGCTTGTCTTCTGGGAGCAGGAAGGCGACCTGACCGGGACAATCGTTCCCGTCACCATTGAGCGAACGGGCGCGTGGTCCCTCCAAGGGCCGCAGACGCTCCGCCTCGCCGTTCTCGCCTAG
- a CDS encoding TerC family protein: MTISPWFYLIFTFFVVLLLLADLLVFHRKPHAVSLREAGLWSAFWIVLALLFNIGVWSVLGGQKGLEFLTGYLIEKSLSVDNIFVFVLLFSAFAVPKEYQHRVLFIGVLSALIMRGIMIGIGAYLVSQFQWVLFIFGLFLLFAAFRMLTSKEEEEIEVEKNVVVRLVRKVFPVTPRYYGQSFFVMLDGRVYATPLLIVVAVVEATDLMFALDSIPAIFAITTDPFIVYTSNVFAILGLRALYFLLAGVVDRFHLLRYGLAIVLGFIGLKLVGAVIGHLEIAGREIDLHIPTAVSLTVVATVLLVATVGSLLFPPRQRRAAHHGPENAPLLGDAGSSDGAAGAAERAAARVPSAHSGERP; this comes from the coding sequence TTGACTATTAGCCCGTGGTTTTACCTCATCTTCACTTTCTTCGTCGTTCTTCTTCTCCTCGCCGATCTGCTCGTTTTTCATCGCAAGCCGCATGCGGTCAGCCTGCGCGAGGCCGGCCTGTGGTCCGCGTTCTGGATTGTGCTCGCCCTGCTTTTCAACATCGGTGTCTGGTCTGTCCTCGGCGGCCAAAAAGGGCTCGAATTCCTCACCGGCTACCTGATCGAAAAGTCGCTCAGCGTCGACAATATCTTCGTCTTTGTGCTGCTCTTTTCGGCGTTCGCCGTGCCGAAGGAGTATCAGCACCGCGTGCTGTTTATTGGCGTCCTGAGCGCGCTCATCATGCGCGGCATCATGATCGGGATCGGCGCTTATCTTGTCTCTCAGTTCCAGTGGGTGCTGTTCATCTTCGGACTGTTCCTCCTCTTCGCTGCCTTCCGAATGCTCACCTCGAAGGAGGAGGAAGAGATCGAAGTGGAGAAGAACGTTGTTGTCCGACTTGTTCGGAAGGTATTTCCCGTCACTCCACGCTACTATGGACAGTCGTTCTTTGTGATGCTTGATGGCCGGGTGTATGCCACCCCGCTGCTGATCGTCGTCGCAGTCGTCGAAGCGACCGACTTGATGTTTGCTCTTGACTCGATCCCGGCAATCTTCGCGATCACCACCGATCCGTTTATCGTCTACACGTCAAATGTCTTCGCGATCCTCGGCTTGCGCGCTTTGTACTTCCTGCTGGCGGGAGTAGTAGATCGGTTCCACCTGCTGCGCTACGGGCTGGCCATTGTGCTGGGGTTCATTGGGCTGAAGCTTGTCGGCGCGGTGATCGGTCACCTCGAGATCGCCGGACGCGAGATCGACCTGCATATCCCGACGGCAGTTTCGCTGACGGTGGTGGCGACAGTGCTCCTCGTTGCGACCGTTGGCTCGCTGCTCTTTCCGCCCCGCCAACGCCGTGCCGCTCACCATGGGCCCGAGAACGCGCCGCTCCTAGGCGATGCGGGGTCGTCAGATGGGGCTGCGGGTGCGGCGGAGCGCGCTGCCGCCCGCGTTCCCTCCGCGCACTCAGGGGAGCGGCCGTAA
- a CDS encoding CoA transferase — MPDRALEGIRVLDFGWHIAGPFATKLLADFGADVIKVERPGRGDPARDLGPFPPGNRSLETSATFLYLNTNKRSIVLDLAHPAGREVALRLAASADIVLENFRPGVMARLGLDHETLRTVNPDVITVSISNYGQTGPYAQYEATELTLWGHGEIPYITGQSDRPPLKTAGAQPSLHAGINACIGALAALWQRDLLGEAQYLDVSILEAVVNLIEFSLGLYQCLGLVHRRRRATVAGFHPAGRRATAKGDLFLMFGSRTGAEVAVALNLPELNDPRFATNALRYQHREEFDRIFLPWLERHTATEAFRLLQERARLPVAKVMTLADLFEDEQYRAREYFVDLDHPLAGLARYAGPPFKMSATPAQYRRPAPRLGEHTIEILREAGYSEGEIAQLIASGAASAALTASPASENN, encoded by the coding sequence GTGCCCGATCGAGCGCTCGAAGGTATCCGCGTCCTCGATTTCGGCTGGCATATTGCCGGCCCGTTTGCCACGAAGCTGCTGGCTGATTTCGGCGCCGATGTCATTAAAGTCGAGCGTCCCGGCCGCGGCGATCCAGCGCGCGACCTCGGCCCGTTCCCCCCCGGCAACCGCTCCCTCGAAACCTCCGCCACCTTCCTCTATCTCAACACGAACAAGCGAAGCATTGTGCTCGACCTCGCCCATCCCGCAGGCCGTGAGGTGGCGCTTCGGCTGGCAGCCTCGGCCGATATTGTGCTCGAGAATTTTCGCCCCGGCGTGATGGCGCGCCTTGGCCTCGACCACGAAACACTGCGCACCGTCAATCCCGACGTGATCACGGTATCGATCTCGAATTACGGCCAAACCGGTCCCTACGCGCAGTATGAGGCGACGGAACTGACCCTTTGGGGCCATGGGGAGATCCCCTATATCACCGGACAGAGCGACCGGCCGCCGCTCAAGACGGCCGGCGCCCAGCCCTCCCTGCACGCGGGCATCAACGCCTGCATCGGCGCGCTGGCAGCGCTCTGGCAGCGCGATCTGCTCGGCGAAGCCCAATATCTCGACGTGTCGATCCTCGAAGCGGTTGTCAATCTGATTGAGTTCTCGCTCGGGCTGTATCAATGCCTCGGCTTGGTGCACCGGCGCCGGCGGGCGACCGTCGCCGGTTTCCACCCGGCCGGACGGCGCGCCACCGCCAAGGGCGACCTGTTCCTCATGTTCGGCAGCCGGACAGGCGCAGAGGTGGCAGTGGCGCTCAACCTGCCCGAACTGAACGATCCCCGCTTCGCGACGAACGCGCTCCGCTACCAGCACCGCGAGGAGTTCGACCGCATTTTCCTTCCGTGGCTGGAGCGTCACACCGCCACCGAGGCATTCCGCCTGCTGCAGGAGCGCGCCCGGCTGCCGGTGGCAAAAGTGATGACGCTCGCCGACCTGTTCGAGGATGAGCAGTATCGGGCGCGCGAGTATTTCGTCGACCTCGACCATCCGCTCGCCGGCCTCGCCCGCTACGCTGGCCCTCCCTTCAAGATGAGCGCAACGCCTGCCCAGTACCGCCGCCCGGCGCCACGGCTTGGCGAGCATACGATCGAGATCCTGCGCGAAGCAGGGTATAGCGAGGGAGAGATCGCGCAGCTGATCGCGAGCGGCGCCGCTTCTGCCGCGTTGACGGCCTCCCCCGCAAGCGAGAACAATTGA
- a CDS encoding peptidylprolyl isomerase, protein MTIDTSKIYTATIETVRGTFVIELYPQDAPITVNNFVRLARDGFYNGLTFHRVESWLIQGGDPEGTGRGGPGYRFEDEPVRGEYLRGVVAMANAGPNTNGSQFFILKRDSPLPKQYNLFGKVVSGMDVVDQIQVGDRMTSVTITEG, encoded by the coding sequence ATGACAATCGACACCTCGAAGATCTACACAGCGACCATTGAGACCGTGCGCGGCACCTTCGTCATCGAGCTGTATCCCCAAGATGCTCCGATCACCGTCAACAACTTTGTCCGCCTTGCTCGCGACGGGTTCTACAACGGGCTCACCTTCCACCGCGTCGAGTCTTGGCTGATCCAAGGCGGCGACCCGGAAGGAACAGGGCGCGGCGGGCCCGGCTATCGCTTTGAAGACGAGCCGGTGCGGGGCGAGTATCTCCGGGGAGTGGTGGCAATGGCGAACGCCGGCCCGAACACGAACGGCAGCCAGTTCTTCATTCTGAAGCGCGATTCGCCGCTGCCCAAGCAGTACAACCTGTTTGGCAAGGTGGTCAGTGGAATGGACGTCGTCGACCAAATCCAAGTGGGCGACCGGATGACCAGCGTCACGATCACCGAAGGCTGA
- a CDS encoding peptidylprolyl isomerase, with amino-acid sequence MAKQYPAPPPMTINPDHTYHAIIETTRGTIRVELLPKDAPKSVNNFVFLARDGFYDGLTFHRVEDWVVQGGDPFGRGYGGPGYQWEDEPVKGEYRAGIMAMANAGPNTNGSQFFFLKRDTPLPKQYNLFGRIVSGFDVLTQLRRGDTMLTVRIAETDADGRPVEP; translated from the coding sequence ATGGCTAAGCAGTATCCGGCCCCGCCCCCGATGACGATCAATCCGGACCACACCTACCACGCCATCATCGAGACGACGCGGGGCACGATCCGCGTGGAACTGCTTCCGAAGGACGCGCCGAAGTCGGTCAACAACTTTGTCTTCTTGGCGCGCGACGGCTTTTATGATGGCCTCACCTTTCATCGCGTTGAGGATTGGGTGGTGCAGGGCGGCGACCCATTCGGACGCGGCTACGGCGGCCCTGGCTACCAGTGGGAAGATGAGCCGGTGAAAGGGGAATATCGCGCGGGGATCATGGCGATGGCGAACGCCGGGCCGAACACCAACGGCAGCCAGTTTTTCTTCCTCAAGCGCGACACCCCGCTGCCGAAGCAGTACAACCTCTTCGGACGGATCGTCAGCGGGTTCGACGTGCTGACGCAGCTCCGCCGCGGCGACACGATGCTCACGGTCCGGATTGCCGAGACAGACGCCGACGGCAGGCCGGTCGAGCCGTAG
- a CDS encoding metallophosphoesterase, with product MTIGISRHLSLLASIIVVGRSDTVRLGLIADTHGHPLPESVRRLFAGVDLILHAGDLGSEQILTELAAIAPVEAVAGNIDSPALLERLGWRKIVLAGSTRIGLVHGDRGSERTTVERALGAFEAGSVDVVVFGHSHAPRVDWHRDVLLVNPGSATVPRLQPRPSVALLTVGAAIDAEIVWLPRYRISPR from the coding sequence ATGACGATAGGGATCAGCCGCCATCTTTCGCTCCTCGCCTCGATTATAGTGGTGGGGAGGAGCGATACGGTGCGTCTCGGCCTGATTGCAGATACCCACGGCCATCCGCTGCCAGAGAGCGTCCGGCGCCTGTTCGCCGGGGTTGACCTGATCCTGCACGCGGGCGATCTCGGCAGCGAGCAGATCTTGACCGAGCTCGCCGCGATTGCGCCCGTGGAGGCGGTCGCAGGCAATATCGACAGCCCCGCCCTCCTCGAGCGGCTCGGGTGGCGGAAGATTGTGCTGGCAGGCTCAACCCGCATTGGGCTTGTTCACGGAGACCGCGGGTCCGAACGCACAACCGTTGAACGCGCGCTCGGCGCGTTCGAAGCGGGCAGTGTCGACGTGGTCGTCTTCGGCCACAGCCACGCTCCTCGGGTCGACTGGCACCGCGATGTCCTGCTCGTCAATCCTGGCTCGGCCACGGTGCCCCGCCTTCAGCCCCGTCCTTCCGTCGCCCTCCTGACGGTTGGAGCAGCCATCGACGCAGAGATCGTTTGGCTTCCGCGCTACAGGATCTCTCCACGCTGA
- a CDS encoding DinB family protein, which yields MAADPYRHGLIARLRASGEDVVWCAELFPRPHVDWAPEGEWSARQIVTHLRDVEHGVQIARIQAAVLEDNPTFPRFDAAAWRAAHRPASETYDEVVDDFAAGRRALAALLDRLDAEDWSRPVRSAAFGLSTLEAVAERAYLHTLDHIGQLLRLRRTLLAALAGEGASGP from the coding sequence ATGGCGGCTGATCCCTATCGTCATGGCCTCATCGCTCGGTTGCGTGCCAGCGGAGAGGATGTCGTTTGGTGCGCCGAGCTGTTTCCGCGCCCCCACGTTGATTGGGCGCCTGAAGGGGAGTGGTCAGCGCGTCAAATTGTCACCCATCTGCGCGACGTGGAGCATGGCGTCCAGATCGCCCGCATTCAGGCAGCAGTGCTGGAAGACAATCCGACCTTTCCTCGTTTCGACGCTGCGGCGTGGCGCGCCGCCCACCGCCCGGCGTCGGAGACATACGACGAGGTGGTGGACGATTTTGCTGCCGGCCGGCGCGCTCTTGCCGCCTTGCTCGATCGCCTTGACGCGGAGGACTGGAGCCGTCCGGTGCGGTCGGCCGCATTCGGGCTGAGCACTCTTGAGGCGGTCGCGGAGCGCGCTTACCTTCATACTCTCGACCATATCGGGCAGCTCCTTCGCTTGCGCCGGACGCTCCTTGCTGCCCTCGCGGGAGAGGGCGCCTCTGGACCCTGA